A window of Rhododendron vialii isolate Sample 1 chromosome 11a, ASM3025357v1 contains these coding sequences:
- the LOC131307590 gene encoding uncharacterized protein LOC131307590 isoform X2, translating to MVVHAPFVQWDIIRHGGNGSTRAGVYYLQTARGERVVCAIAIPGEGNHMTYRPLDSFLEEYHALLPSSRSLEWNFRFQLAAWLDGIMYYSFLQCSEEGVGSCWHLVHASPADVVQRLPQALWQYFLPHGSTKWILVAHGYRVWPVEVVDRQFCDGWDRFRDVHKLKAGYKVIFACERRWIFHTIILDENDVEVRFHWSGAHAHHRRLHPPLDLHTSCLPSAISHEQPVLKFGHLHLPVVQLCSEFELRLKETFCEFGLEEMVIKMSHHAWSVPINDLRLDAGVFAYFLATIDLDFLSYLLVIMLPTLEFRVVVFLMAEDTERIYNWLS from the exons ATGGTCGTGCATGCGCCGTTTGTTCAGTGGGACATAATTAGGCATGGTGGTAATGGTTCCACAAGGGCAGGTGTTTATTATTTGCAAACTGCTCGGGGAGAAAGGGTGGTTTGTGCTATTGCTATTCCTGGTGAGGGAAATCACATGACATATAGACCCTTGGATAGTTTTCTTGAGGAATACCATGCTTTGTTGCCTTCGAGCCGCAGTTTGGAATGGAATTTTAGGTTTCAGTTGGCTGCATGGCTGGATGGCATTATGTACTATTCCTTCTTGCAGTGCAGTGAGGAAG GTGTAGGTAGTTGCTGGCATTTGGTGCATGCCAGTCCTGCTGATGTTGTGCAG cgaTTGCCACAGGCGCTGTGGCAATACTTCCTTCCTCATGGTTCGACCAAATGGATTTTGGTTGCACATGGATATAGGGTTTGGCCAGTTGAGGTTGTTGATCGACAGTTTTGTGATGGCTGGGATAGATTCCGTGATGTCCATAAGTTAAAAGCTGGGTACAAAGTTATCTTTGCATGTGAGCGTAGATGGATTTTCCACACTATCATTCTGGATGAAAATGATGTGGAGGTACGCTTCCATTGGTCAGGTGCACATGCACACCATCGGAGGCTTCATCCGCCTTTAG ATCTGCACACTTCTTGTTTACCTTCTGCCATCTCACATGAGCAGCCTGTGCTAAAATTTGGTCATCTCCATCTTCCGGTTGTCCAGTTGTGTTCG GAATTTGAGCTCCGGCTGAAGGAAACCTTCTGTGAATTTGGTCTTGAAGAGATGGTCATTAAAATGTCTCACCATGCGTGGAGCGTGCCCATCAATGACCTGAGGCTTGATGCTGGAGTGTTTGCCTATTTCTTGGCTACTATTGACTTGGATTTCCTTTCTTATCTTCTGGTTATCATGCTGCCTACTCTGGAATTCCGAGTTGTTGTCTTCCTTATGGCTGAAGACACTGAGAGAATATACAACTGGCTTTCGTGA
- the LOC131307590 gene encoding uncharacterized protein LOC131307590 isoform X1, whose translation MVVHAPFVQWDIIRHGGNGSTRAGVYYLQTARGERVVCAIAIPGEGNHMTYRPLDSFLEEYHALLPSSRSLEWNFRFQLAAWLDGIMYYSFLQCSEEGVGSCWHLVHASPADVVQRLPQALWQYFLPHGSTKWILVAHGYRVWPVEVVDRQFCDGWDRFRDVHKLKAGYKVIFACERRWIFHTIILDENDVEVRFHWSGAHAHHRRLHPPLADLHTSCLPSAISHEQPVLKFGHLHLPVVQLCSEFELRLKETFCEFGLEEMVIKMSHHAWSVPINDLRLDAGVFAYFLATIDLDFLSYLLVIMLPTLEFRVVVFLMAEDTERIYNWLS comes from the exons ATGGTCGTGCATGCGCCGTTTGTTCAGTGGGACATAATTAGGCATGGTGGTAATGGTTCCACAAGGGCAGGTGTTTATTATTTGCAAACTGCTCGGGGAGAAAGGGTGGTTTGTGCTATTGCTATTCCTGGTGAGGGAAATCACATGACATATAGACCCTTGGATAGTTTTCTTGAGGAATACCATGCTTTGTTGCCTTCGAGCCGCAGTTTGGAATGGAATTTTAGGTTTCAGTTGGCTGCATGGCTGGATGGCATTATGTACTATTCCTTCTTGCAGTGCAGTGAGGAAG GTGTAGGTAGTTGCTGGCATTTGGTGCATGCCAGTCCTGCTGATGTTGTGCAG cgaTTGCCACAGGCGCTGTGGCAATACTTCCTTCCTCATGGTTCGACCAAATGGATTTTGGTTGCACATGGATATAGGGTTTGGCCAGTTGAGGTTGTTGATCGACAGTTTTGTGATGGCTGGGATAGATTCCGTGATGTCCATAAGTTAAAAGCTGGGTACAAAGTTATCTTTGCATGTGAGCGTAGATGGATTTTCCACACTATCATTCTGGATGAAAATGATGTGGAGGTACGCTTCCATTGGTCAGGTGCACATGCACACCATCGGAGGCTTCATCCGCCTTTAG CAGATCTGCACACTTCTTGTTTACCTTCTGCCATCTCACATGAGCAGCCTGTGCTAAAATTTGGTCATCTCCATCTTCCGGTTGTCCAGTTGTGTTCG GAATTTGAGCTCCGGCTGAAGGAAACCTTCTGTGAATTTGGTCTTGAAGAGATGGTCATTAAAATGTCTCACCATGCGTGGAGCGTGCCCATCAATGACCTGAGGCTTGATGCTGGAGTGTTTGCCTATTTCTTGGCTACTATTGACTTGGATTTCCTTTCTTATCTTCTGGTTATCATGCTGCCTACTCTGGAATTCCGAGTTGTTGTCTTCCTTATGGCTGAAGACACTGAGAGAATATACAACTGGCTTTCGTGA